One segment of Gemmatimonadota bacterium DNA contains the following:
- a CDS encoding DUF4159 domain-containing protein yields MISLRSTVHALLLCGIVLGWTGSEGRAADHENGRLTIARLKYDGGGDWYNDPEAIPNLARELQLRAGIETNPDQRVVTLTDDLLFSSPFIFMTGHGEVRWTELEIRNLRTYLARGGFLYADDDYGMDEAFRREMKRVFPDKDFVELPFDHPIYHIIYEFPAGPPKHHEHDGKPPQGFGLFHDGRLVVYYTYESNVSDGWADEKTHNDPPAKREAAFRMGINIVAYALYR; encoded by the coding sequence ATGATCTCCCTTCGCAGCACCGTGCATGCGCTCCTGCTGTGCGGTATCGTCCTTGGGTGGACGGGTTCCGAAGGGCGGGCGGCCGACCACGAAAACGGCAGGCTGACCATTGCGCGATTGAAGTACGACGGCGGAGGCGACTGGTACAACGACCCGGAGGCCATTCCCAACCTGGCCCGGGAGCTGCAGCTGCGAGCGGGCATAGAGACGAACCCGGATCAGCGTGTCGTCACCCTGACCGATGATCTCCTGTTTTCTTCCCCCTTCATTTTCATGACCGGCCATGGCGAGGTCAGGTGGACCGAACTGGAAATCCGGAACCTCCGCACCTACCTGGCGCGAGGCGGTTTCCTCTACGCCGATGACGACTATGGGATGGACGAGGCCTTCCGTCGGGAGATGAAACGGGTCTTTCCGGACAAGGATTTCGTCGAGCTGCCCTTCGACCATCCGATCTACCACATCATCTATGAATTCCCGGCCGGCCCGCCCAAACACCATGAGCACGACGGCAAGCCGCCCCAGGGGTTCGGGCTCTTCCACGACGGACGGCTGGTGGTGTATTACACGTACGAAAGCAATGTCAGCGACGGCTGGGCCGACGAAAAGACCCACAACGATCCGCCGGCGAAACGCGAAGCCGCTTTCAGAATGGGCATCAACATCGTCGCATACGCGCTCTATCGTTGA